GATGTAGCCCTGGGTGTGGGAGGGTATCCCCGGGGACGAATTATCGAGATTTATGGACCGGAGTCGTCCGGGAAGACGACCGTAGCCCTTCATGCCATTGCCGAAGTGCAACGGATTGGAGGAACGGCTGCCTTCATCGATGCCGAACATGCTTTAGACCCGACGTACGCGGAAAAATTGGGAGTAAACATTGACGAACTTCTCATCTCCCAACCGGATACAGGGGAACAAGCATTGGAGATCTGCGAAGCCTTGGTTCGCAGCGGTGCCATCGATATTGTCGTTATTGATTCGGTAGCGGCCCTAGTGCCGAAGGCTGAGATTGATGGTGAGATGGGAGATTCCCATGTGGGGCTTCAAGCCCGCCTCATGTCCCAAGCCCTCAGGAAACTGTCTGGAGCGATTAACAAATCGAAAACGATTGCCATCTTCATTAACCAGCTTCGGGAGAAGGTTGGTGTGATGTTCGGGAATCCGGAAACGACCCCCGGAGGCAGAGCCCTTAAATTTTATGCCAGCATTCGTTTAGACGTCCGTAGAGCGGAATCGATTAAACAAGGGAACGACATGGTGGGCAGCCGAACCAAAATTAAAGTGGTGAAGAATAAGGTAGCCCCTCCTTTTCGCTCGGCAGATGTGG
The DNA window shown above is from Thermicanus aegyptius DSM 12793 and carries:
- the recA gene encoding recombinase RecA; this translates as MSDRKAALEKALSQIEKQFGKGSIMRLGEASQANQVSVVTSGSIALDVALGVGGYPRGRIIEIYGPESSGKTTVALHAIAEVQRIGGTAAFIDAEHALDPTYAEKLGVNIDELLISQPDTGEQALEICEALVRSGAIDIVVIDSVAALVPKAEIDGEMGDSHVGLQARLMSQALRKLSGAINKSKTIAIFINQLREKVGVMFGNPETTPGGRALKFYASIRLDVRRAESIKQGNDMVGSRTKIKVVKNKVAPPFRSADVDIVFGEGISKEGSLIDMATDLDIIVKSGAWYSFREQRLGQGRENAKQFLKENPAVAAEIEQLIREHYSLNPAPATGDDSSYKEEGEELEPQF